The following are encoded in a window of Fretibacter rubidus genomic DNA:
- the folE gene encoding GTP cyclohydrolase I FolE, which yields MTDTPKKTVLKSVPAPTRPSREEAMAAVRTLIAWAGDNPDREGLKDTPKRVINAYAEWYRGYDLDPAEELSRVFEDVSGYDDMVILREIDVESHCEHHMAPFLGTAYVAYLPTDKVVGISKLVKVVEIFAKRLQTQETMTAQIADAIDSALHPRGTAIMIDAVHQCMSTRGVHHPNVSTITTQFTGEFKTNPALQERFLRLIGKTG from the coding sequence ATGACTGATACACCGAAAAAAACCGTCTTGAAATCTGTACCCGCACCAACGCGTCCGTCTCGTGAAGAGGCTATGGCCGCTGTGCGCACATTGATTGCTTGGGCGGGCGATAATCCTGACCGCGAAGGCCTGAAAGATACGCCCAAACGGGTCATAAACGCCTATGCGGAATGGTACCGGGGCTATGATCTTGACCCCGCAGAAGAACTTTCGCGCGTGTTTGAAGATGTCTCTGGCTATGACGATATGGTCATTTTGCGCGAAATTGATGTCGAGAGTCATTGCGAACACCACATGGCACCTTTCCTTGGTACGGCCTATGTCGCTTACCTACCGACTGACAAAGTTGTCGGCATTTCAAAGCTGGTGAAAGTCGTGGAGATTTTCGCCAAGCGCCTTCAGACGCAAGAAACGATGACCGCGCAAATCGCGGACGCCATTGATAGTGCCCTGCATCCCCGCGGCACAGCCATAATGATTGACGCAGTTCATCAATGTATGAGCACACGCGGCGTCCATCACCCCAATGTATCGACAATCACCACACAATTCACGGGTGAATTTAAAACCAACCCGGCCCTACAAGAACGGTTTTTGCGCTTAATCGGTAAAACTGGCTAA
- the cysS gene encoding cysteine--tRNA ligase, with protein MTDNTPTLTLYNSLTRKKEVFTPQDPTRVTMYNCGPTVYSYAHIGNARAAVVADVLFRVLRHIYGEDHVVYARNITDVDDKIIAAAKDQGVDIKEITEKYARIYNEDLAAIGCLPPTYQPKATDNIGGMIAIIEKLIADDYAYVSDGHVFFDVSKFDDYGKLSGNTLENLRGGDRVGEGEVARKKNAADFVLWKPELDGVGWDAPFGKGRPGWHIECSAMAKETLGETIDIHCGGVDLKFPHHENEIAQSECAHGKTMANYWAHNEFLSLTRPDGYQQKMSKSAGNVTLIHDLLKDWHGEVIRLALLKAHYRSELVWSEDLLRESKEQLDGWYRLIEAADPHPNRVAQIDKNYLNKILDDINTAEGIGFFSKFRQYINFSRQNDYKIKEQYKVEGMTKVTHHEETRAAEFVASANLLGLLQKDPEEWFSGGISDTDHALAAEYDTVRAEAVAAKKFGDKAAMGAAFSRSDAIRDDLKSRGLVLETGADGVSVLRKA; from the coding sequence ATGACTGACAATACGCCTACACTCACGCTTTATAATTCACTGACGCGCAAGAAAGAGGTCTTCACGCCCCAAGACCCGACGCGCGTGACGATGTATAATTGCGGTCCAACCGTCTATAGCTACGCCCATATCGGCAATGCCCGCGCCGCCGTTGTCGCCGATGTTTTGTTCCGCGTCCTGCGCCATATCTACGGCGAAGATCATGTGGTTTACGCTCGCAATATCACCGATGTGGATGATAAAATTATCGCAGCCGCCAAAGACCAAGGCGTTGATATCAAAGAGATTACCGAAAAATACGCGCGCATTTATAACGAAGACCTCGCGGCGATTGGGTGTCTGCCGCCAACGTATCAACCGAAGGCGACGGATAATATTGGCGGCATGATTGCGATTATCGAAAAACTCATTGCGGATGATTATGCCTATGTATCCGATGGTCATGTGTTTTTTGATGTGTCCAAATTTGATGACTACGGAAAGCTATCAGGCAATACGCTGGAAAACCTGCGCGGCGGTGACCGTGTCGGCGAGGGCGAGGTTGCGCGAAAGAAAAATGCGGCGGATTTTGTGTTGTGGAAACCCGAGCTCGACGGCGTCGGGTGGGACGCGCCCTTTGGGAAAGGTCGCCCTGGTTGGCATATTGAATGCTCTGCCATGGCCAAGGAAACGCTGGGCGAAACGATTGATATTCATTGCGGCGGCGTTGATCTTAAATTCCCCCACCACGAAAACGAAATCGCGCAATCCGAATGCGCCCACGGCAAAACCATGGCCAATTATTGGGCCCATAATGAGTTTTTAAGTTTGACGCGGCCAGACGGTTATCAACAAAAAATGTCTAAAAGCGCTGGTAATGTTACGCTGATTCACGACCTTCTTAAAGACTGGCACGGTGAGGTGATACGTCTCGCGCTATTAAAGGCGCATTACCGCAGTGAATTGGTTTGGAGCGAGGACTTGCTGCGGGAAAGTAAAGAGCAGTTGGATGGATGGTATAGGCTTATAGAAGCTGCCGATCCACACCCTAATAGAGTTGCTCAGATCGATAAAAATTATCTTAATAAAATTCTTGATGATATTAATACTGCTGAAGGTATTGGTTTTTTTTCCAAATTTCGTCAGTATATAAATTTTTCACGACAAAATGATTACAAGATAAAAGAGCAATACAAAGTTGAGGGTATGACTAAAGTTACCCATCACGAGGAAACTCGTGCAGCTGAATTTGTTGCATCAGCCAACCTCCTAGGCCTCCTCCAAAAAGACCCGGAAGAGTGGTTCTCTGGCGGCATATCAGACACAGACCACGCGCTGGCGGCGGAATATGACACAGTGCGGGCCGAGGCTGTGGCGGCTAAAAAATTTGGTGACAAAGCCGCGATGGGGGCGGCGTTCTCTCGCTCTGACGCCATTCGTGATGATTTGAAGTCGCGCGGGCTTGTGCTCGAAACGGGCGCGGACGGGGTGTCGGTTTTGCGCAAGGCGTAG
- a CDS encoding COX15/CtaA family protein: MAAISFTSDARASRNIAFWLFFVMITVITMIVFGGATRLTNSGLSITEWEPITGILPPLSHEAWMAEFEKYKQIPEFEAEHPDMTLAGFEFIYFMEWGHRILGRVIGLAYMLPLLYFTFKRKLPRGKAWLFWLVFFLICLQGFIGWWMVYSGLDGVSVSQYRLATHLGMAFIIVGLLFWFWRDAREGWPKTTGRPFMSKRTGVLAVLIFVQIILGAFVAGTKSGLSYNTWPLMDGRLIPGGYGVMNPFWKNWFENTAAIQFNHRMLAYIILAVGIWVFISARQSRHLRGPVTVLSLLILWQVVLGIITLLTGGVMHPWWDIHIELALFHQFSSILVYLAALWVWRSALVNRV, translated from the coding sequence ATGGCTGCTATATCATTTACATCTGACGCGCGTGCGTCCCGCAATATTGCCTTTTGGTTGTTCTTTGTGATGATAACCGTCATTACCATGATTGTTTTTGGCGGCGCGACGCGACTGACCAATTCAGGTCTGTCCATTACCGAGTGGGAACCCATTACGGGCATTTTGCCGCCCCTGTCGCATGAGGCGTGGATGGCCGAGTTTGAGAAATATAAGCAAATCCCAGAGTTTGAAGCTGAACACCCCGATATGACCCTAGCAGGGTTTGAATTTATATATTTCATGGAATGGGGACACCGTATTTTGGGCCGCGTCATTGGTCTGGCGTATATGCTGCCGCTGCTTTATTTTACCTTTAAGCGCAAATTACCACGCGGAAAAGCATGGCTATTTTGGCTCGTGTTTTTCCTCATCTGCCTGCAAGGCTTCATTGGGTGGTGGATGGTCTATAGCGGGCTTGACGGCGTTTCCGTGTCGCAATACCGCCTAGCGACGCATTTGGGCATGGCATTCATCATTGTTGGGCTGTTGTTCTGGTTCTGGCGGGATGCGCGCGAGGGTTGGCCAAAGACCACCGGTCGCCCGTTTATGAGCAAGCGCACAGGTGTGCTGGCCGTTTTGATATTTGTGCAAATCATCTTGGGTGCATTTGTCGCGGGGACAAAATCGGGACTATCTTATAATACGTGGCCGCTTATGGACGGACGACTGATACCGGGTGGATACGGCGTGATGAACCCATTTTGGAAAAACTGGTTTGAGAACACGGCCGCCATTCAGTTTAATCACCGTATGCTGGCTTATATCATCCTTGCTGTTGGTATTTGGGTGTTCATTAGCGCCCGACAAAGCCGCCATTTGCGCGGGCCAGTGACTGTGCTGTCGCTACTTATTTTATGGCAAGTCGTGCTCGGGATTATCACATTGCTGACGGGCGGCGTTATGCATCCGTGGTGGGATATCCATATCGAGCTGGCCTTATTTCACCAGTTTAGCTCGATACTTGTATATCTCGCCGCCCTATGGGTCTGGCGTAGCGCTCTCGTCAATCGGGTCTAA
- the rplM gene encoding 50S ribosomal protein L13 encodes MKTTKFVKTAEVEKKWIVIDASDVIVGRLATFIAMRLRGKHLPNYTPHIDHGDNVVVINAEKVAFTGKKRNDKTYYWHTGHPGGIKERTADKILDGRFPERVLRKAVQRMLPKESPLARQQLSNLRVYAGAEHPHAPQSPEVIDFKSMSPKNTKGA; translated from the coding sequence ATGAAAACCACAAAATTCGTCAAGACCGCAGAGGTCGAGAAGAAATGGATTGTGATTGACGCGTCTGACGTAATCGTCGGCCGTCTTGCTACATTCATTGCGATGCGTCTGCGCGGCAAGCATTTGCCAAATTACACACCCCACATTGACCACGGCGACAATGTCGTTGTTATCAATGCGGAAAAAGTTGCTTTCACAGGTAAGAAGCGCAACGACAAAACCTACTACTGGCACACAGGCCACCCAGGCGGAATTAAAGAACGTACAGCGGATAAAATCCTCGACGGTCGTTTCCCGGAACGCGTGCTGCGTAAAGCTGTGCAGCGTATGCTCCCGAAAGAAAGCCCATTGGCCCGCCAACAGCTTTCAAACCTTCGCGTTTATGCGGGTGCAGAGCATCCCCATGCGCCGCAATCGCCTGAAGTCATTGATTTTAAATCAATGTCTCCTAAGAACACGAAAGGCGCATAA
- the rpsI gene encoding 30S ribosomal protein S9, with the protein MAEQQTLADLKNVISGTTPAADGTPAAEAAPLPEPKIDSHGRAYATGKRKNSIARVWIKPGNGKITVNGRDQEVYFARPVLRLIIAQAFEVADRVDGYDVVCTVKGGGLSGQAGAVRHGITKALTYYEPILRAPLKAAGFITRDSRVVERKKYGKAKARKSFQFSKR; encoded by the coding sequence ATGGCTGAACAACAAACACTCGCTGATTTGAAAAACGTCATTAGCGGCACAACACCTGCCGCTGACGGAACGCCTGCTGCTGAGGCTGCGCCCCTTCCAGAGCCAAAGATTGACTCTCACGGTCGTGCCTATGCAACAGGTAAGCGTAAAAACTCTATTGCCCGCGTTTGGATCAAACCCGGTAACGGCAAAATCACGGTCAATGGCCGCGATCAAGAGGTTTATTTTGCCCGTCCCGTTTTGCGCCTGATTATCGCGCAAGCGTTCGAGGTTGCTGACCGTGTTGATGGTTACGATGTTGTCTGTACCGTCAAAGGCGGCGGACTATCTGGCCAAGCCGGTGCTGTGCGTCACGGCATCACCAAAGCGCTGACATATTACGAGCCGATTTTGCGTGCCCCACTGAAAGCCGCTGGCTTTATCACACGCGATAGCCGCGTTGTGGAACGTAAGAAATACGGTAAGGCGAAAGCCCGTAAGAGCTTCCAGTTCTCGAAACGCTAA
- the argC gene encoding N-acetyl-gamma-glutamyl-phosphate reductase, with protein sequence MKNAVILGASGYTGAEAVRLITGHPKLRLTALTGHSRAGERYADIYPSTAHLDLPDVVTAGDVDWADVDVVFACLPHGASQDTIATIADKVDTVIDLSADFRLRDPDLYAKTYGRSHDHQGLLGTAVYGLTEFARHELRGAKLVACPGCYPTCSLLALLPGINAGLISTDNIIIDAKSGVTGAGRKALQSLAFSELSDGAHAYGVGTHRHAPEIDQILTRSSGKETMVSFTPHLIPMNRGMIATCYVTLTDGQSVDDLRAAYHAAYDDEPFVHIEAAGAAPQTRHIRASNHCRIGIFADRVPGRAIIISVIDNLTKGSSGQAVQNYNATQGWDETLGLHVQPIFP encoded by the coding sequence ATGAAAAACGCCGTGATATTAGGGGCTTCTGGCTATACAGGGGCAGAGGCTGTGCGATTGATCACGGGCCATCCGAAGCTGCGCCTCACCGCATTAACAGGGCACAGCCGCGCGGGCGAGCGTTACGCCGACATCTACCCTAGCACGGCCCATTTGGACTTGCCCGATGTTGTAACCGCGGGTGATGTTGATTGGGCGGACGTCGATGTCGTCTTTGCGTGTCTGCCCCACGGCGCGTCTCAAGATACGATAGCGACCATTGCGGATAAAGTTGACACAGTCATCGATTTGTCCGCCGATTTTCGCCTGCGCGATCCCGACCTTTACGCCAAAACATATGGCCGAAGTCACGACCATCAAGGATTGCTAGGCACGGCTGTTTACGGGCTAACCGAATTTGCGCGTCATGAGCTGCGCGGGGCCAAGCTTGTGGCCTGTCCAGGATGCTACCCGACATGTAGCTTACTTGCGCTACTGCCCGGAATAAATGCGGGTCTAATATCAACGGATAATATTATCATTGACGCGAAATCTGGCGTCACAGGGGCAGGGCGCAAAGCTCTGCAATCGCTGGCTTTTTCTGAACTGTCGGACGGGGCCCACGCATACGGCGTAGGCACCCACCGTCACGCGCCTGAAATTGACCAAATCCTGACCCGCAGTAGCGGTAAGGAGACAATGGTCAGTTTTACCCCGCATCTTATCCCGATGAACCGCGGTATGATTGCAACGTGTTATGTGACCTTGACCGACGGGCAGAGCGTAGACGACCTGCGCGCTGCCTATCACGCCGCCTATGATGATGAGCCGTTTGTGCATATAGAGGCAGCGGGCGCGGCACCGCAGACCCGTCATATTCGCGCGTCAAACCATTGCCGTATCGGTATATTTGCTGACCGCGTGCCCGGCCGCGCTATTATAATCTCAGTCATTGATAATCTGACTAAGGGCTCTTCTGGCCAAGCGGTGCAAAATTATAACGCAACGCAAGGCTGGGACGAAACATTGGGTCTGCACGTACAGCCTATTTTTCCATAA
- a CDS encoding LL-diaminopimelate aminotransferase, producing MNSEREEFYRIKRLPPYVFAEVNKLKAELRAGGMDIIDFGFGNPDLPTPQHVIDKLVETVQKPRTTGYSVSRGIMGLRQACARYYKRRFDVDLDPSNEIVATIGSKEGFANLAQAITAPGDVIFAPDPSYPLHAYGFIIAGAKIKGIPAITAEDYLAGVKAALEAADKPPLAIVVCFPSNPTGEVCDLSFYQEIVDIAKRDNIIILSDLAYSEIYFGEPPHSIFEIEGAKDCMIIETTSLSKTYSMAGWRMGFAVGNKTLVAALARVKSYLDYGAFTPIQVAACAALDGPQDCVEHARAIYRARRDVLVDSFARAGWDVPKPEASMFTWAPLPKGFEHLGSVEFCKRLMSEAGVAVSPGNGFGEHGEGYVRIALVENEQRIRQAARNIKGFLLAARDAAQ from the coding sequence ATGAATTCCGAACGCGAAGAATTTTACCGTATCAAACGCTTGCCGCCTTATGTCTTTGCAGAGGTGAATAAGCTAAAAGCCGAATTGCGTGCAGGCGGCATGGATATTATTGATTTTGGGTTTGGTAATCCTGACCTTCCCACGCCGCAACACGTGATTGATAAGCTGGTCGAGACGGTGCAAAAACCGCGTACAACGGGCTATTCTGTGTCGCGCGGGATTATGGGGCTGCGCCAAGCTTGCGCGCGCTATTACAAACGTCGTTTTGATGTGGATTTGGACCCATCCAATGAGATTGTCGCCACGATCGGATCAAAGGAAGGCTTTGCGAATTTAGCGCAGGCGATTACGGCCCCTGGTGACGTCATTTTCGCCCCTGACCCGTCTTATCCGCTGCATGCCTACGGCTTTATTATCGCAGGAGCCAAAATTAAAGGCATCCCCGCAATTACAGCCGAAGACTATCTGGCGGGTGTGAAGGCCGCGCTAGAGGCTGCTGACAAACCGCCGCTGGCGATTGTGGTCTGCTTTCCGTCCAACCCCACGGGCGAGGTTTGTGACCTGTCATTTTATCAAGAGATTGTGGACATCGCTAAGCGCGATAACATTATCATTCTGTCTGATTTGGCCTATTCAGAGATTTACTTTGGCGAACCGCCCCATTCAATTTTCGAGATTGAGGGCGCGAAAGATTGCATGATTATCGAGACCACATCGCTGTCCAAGACTTATTCAATGGCGGGCTGGCGTATGGGCTTTGCGGTTGGCAATAAGACTTTGGTGGCGGCACTAGCACGCGTGAAATCCTACTTGGATTACGGGGCTTTCACCCCCATTCAAGTCGCGGCTTGTGCGGCGCTGGACGGGCCGCAAGACTGCGTTGAACACGCGCGCGCCATTTACCGCGCGCGCCGTGATGTGCTGGTCGATAGCTTTGCGCGCGCTGGCTGGGACGTCCCCAAACCAGAGGCCTCTATGTTTACATGGGCTCCATTGCCCAAAGGGTTTGAGCATTTAGGCTCTGTCGAGTTTTGCAAACGTCTGATGAGTGAGGCCGGTGTCGCTGTATCGCCCGGAAATGGTTTTGGTGAACACGGCGAAGGCTATGTTCGCATCGCCCTTGTTGAGAACGAGCAGCGTATCCGCCAAGCCGCGCGGAATATTAAAGGGTTTTTACTTGCCGCCAGAGACGCCGCGCAATAG
- the glpX gene encoding class II fructose-bisphosphatase: MAKVMGFDAALALNAALSTEKAAIAAADWVGRGDEKAADQAAVDALRSGLNTMTIRGRVVIGEGERDEAPMLYIGEEVGKGKGPEIDIALDPLEGTTLTAKAMANALAVMAFAPRGGLLYAPDVYMDKIAIGPGYKDGLVDLDKSPADNVKALADAKGVSPSDITVCVLDRARHGDLIASLRDIEARVALISDGDVQGVINTTNLDTGIDMYIGSGGAPEGVLAAAALRCVGGQMQGRLTFRSDDEVARARRVGIDNLEKKYDLSGLASGPTIFVATGVTQGSLLDGVRFQQGRVYTDSLIMNSVDGSVQRLKSDRPV; encoded by the coding sequence ATGGCCAAAGTAATGGGATTTGACGCAGCGCTGGCTCTGAACGCGGCTCTATCAACTGAAAAAGCCGCCATTGCGGCCGCTGACTGGGTTGGGCGTGGTGATGAAAAGGCCGCTGATCAAGCGGCTGTTGATGCGCTGCGCTCTGGGCTGAATACGATGACAATTCGTGGTCGCGTGGTTATCGGCGAAGGCGAGCGCGACGAAGCGCCTATGCTTTATATCGGGGAAGAGGTCGGCAAGGGCAAAGGCCCTGAAATCGATATTGCGCTTGACCCGCTAGAGGGCACAACACTGACGGCTAAAGCCATGGCCAATGCGCTTGCGGTTATGGCCTTTGCTCCGCGCGGCGGGCTTTTATATGCGCCTGATGTCTATATGGATAAAATTGCGATTGGTCCGGGCTATAAAGACGGTCTTGTCGATTTGGATAAATCCCCCGCTGACAACGTCAAAGCCCTTGCGGATGCCAAAGGGGTCTCGCCCAGCGATATTACGGTTTGTGTGCTGGACCGTGCGCGGCATGGTGATTTGATTGCGAGTTTGCGCGATATTGAAGCCCGCGTCGCGCTTATTTCTGACGGGGATGTTCAAGGCGTGATTAACACAACTAATCTGGATACAGGCATTGATATGTATATCGGCTCTGGCGGTGCGCCCGAAGGTGTCTTGGCGGCGGCAGCGCTTCGCTGTGTCGGCGGGCAAATGCAAGGCCGTTTGACGTTTCGCAGCGATGACGAGGTTGCGCGCGCGCGCCGTGTCGGCATTGATAATTTGGAAAAGAAATATGACCTATCTGGTCTGGCCTCTGGCCCCACGATTTTTGTGGCGACAGGAGTCACTCAAGGTTCGCTTTTGGATGGCGTGCGTTTCCAACAGGGGCGCGTTTATACCGACAGTTTAATTATGAATTCTGTCGATGGTTCTGTGCAGCGTCTTAAATCTGATAGACCCGTCTGA
- the recJ gene encoding single-stranded-DNA-specific exonuclease RecJ, with product MDDGLPYCYGVQRSARGLAWQWRCGDDDAVSEMVARASVDDLTARLLVGRGVSPEEAAKFLAPTLRDYLPNPSSLADMDKAANAIVSAVKAGQTITVFADYDVDGGTSAAQLIRWARHFGATFGLYVPDRVEEGYGPTAEAFRSLKSDGNDLVITVDCGAAAHSALMEAANIDLPVVVIDHHMMHGDHPPALALVNPNRDDDTSGLGHLAAAGVTFMLLVALNREARVQGLGEGPNLLNLLDLAALGTICDVVPLTGLNRAIVAQGLHVLSKSTHLGINALADVAGAEPPYTTYHGGFILGPRINAGGRIGRADMGAEMLSTENAQLAYASASELDRVNTERKALQAAMLDEALTKAQALPDDRALTLVSMDGWHPGVIGIVAGRLKDRFDRPAIVIGVNADGIGKGSGRSMAGANLGAAITQAKEAGLLTSGGGHPMAGGLTVEADKIPALYDFLDAALKDQVAEARKNLSLKVDAAVKPSAATPELIARMKAVGPYGAGHPQPRFVLPDMTVAYAERVRGGHVRCSFSDSGGQRVSGICFRAEEMGLDSLLLAPNPPRVHVLGRIREDIWKGRVRIDLNVEDLAVAEPS from the coding sequence GTGGATGACGGCCTGCCATATTGTTACGGCGTGCAGCGCTCTGCGCGCGGTCTAGCGTGGCAATGGCGGTGCGGGGATGACGACGCGGTGTCCGAAATGGTCGCGCGCGCATCTGTCGATGACTTAACCGCAAGACTACTGGTGGGTCGCGGCGTTAGCCCAGAAGAGGCGGCAAAGTTCCTTGCCCCAACATTGCGGGATTATTTACCCAATCCGTCGAGCCTCGCTGATATGGACAAAGCCGCCAACGCCATTGTAAGCGCGGTGAAAGCGGGGCAGACAATCACAGTCTTTGCGGATTACGATGTCGACGGCGGAACATCAGCCGCCCAACTTATCCGTTGGGCCCGACATTTCGGGGCAACGTTCGGGCTTTATGTCCCTGACCGCGTGGAAGAAGGTTACGGCCCCACGGCAGAGGCGTTTCGTAGCTTAAAATCAGACGGTAATGACTTGGTTATCACGGTCGATTGCGGGGCTGCCGCCCATAGCGCCCTGATGGAAGCCGCCAATATTGACTTGCCAGTCGTCGTGATTGACCACCATATGATGCACGGTGATCATCCGCCAGCTTTGGCGCTGGTTAATCCCAACCGAGATGACGATACATCAGGTCTAGGGCATCTCGCGGCGGCTGGTGTAACCTTTATGCTGCTCGTGGCGTTAAACCGCGAAGCGCGCGTGCAAGGTCTGGGTGAGGGGCCGAACTTGTTAAATTTGCTGGATTTGGCGGCACTTGGGACGATTTGCGATGTTGTCCCGCTGACGGGACTTAACCGCGCTATCGTCGCCCAAGGGCTGCACGTGTTGTCCAAATCCACTCATCTTGGGATTAATGCGCTCGCGGATGTGGCGGGAGCGGAACCACCCTATACGACCTATCACGGCGGCTTTATTTTGGGTCCGCGTATCAATGCAGGCGGACGTATTGGGCGCGCGGATATGGGCGCAGAAATGCTATCGACGGAAAACGCGCAGCTCGCTTATGCCAGTGCGTCAGAGCTTGACCGCGTCAATACAGAGCGCAAAGCCCTGCAAGCTGCGATGCTGGACGAGGCGCTAACGAAGGCGCAAGCTCTGCCAGATGACCGCGCGCTGACATTAGTGTCGATGGACGGCTGGCATCCTGGCGTTATTGGTATTGTCGCGGGCCGCCTAAAGGACCGCTTTGACCGTCCTGCCATTGTGATTGGGGTGAACGCAGACGGCATCGGCAAGGGATCGGGTCGGTCAATGGCTGGGGCCAACCTTGGCGCTGCGATTACGCAAGCAAAAGAGGCGGGTTTGTTAACATCGGGCGGGGGGCATCCCATGGCGGGCGGCTTGACTGTCGAGGCCGATAAAATTCCCGCGCTCTATGATTTCCTTGATGCTGCGTTGAAAGACCAAGTGGCCGAGGCACGCAAAAACCTGTCGCTTAAAGTCGATGCTGCCGTCAAGCCCTCTGCCGCCACGCCAGAGCTTATCGCGCGGATGAAAGCGGTTGGGCCATACGGTGCGGGGCATCCGCAACCGCGATTCGTCTTGCCTGATATGACTGTGGCCTATGCCGAGCGCGTGCGCGGCGGCCATGTGCGGTGTAGTTTTTCTGATTCTGGTGGGCAGCGTGTATCGGGTATCTGTTTCCGCGCTGAGGAAATGGGGTTAGACTCGCTACTGCTGGCGCCCAATCCGCCGCGCGTGCATGTTTTAGGGCGGATTCGCGAAGATATTTGGAAAGGTCGCGTGCGAATTGACCTGAATGTCGAAGATTTAGCCGTCGCCGAGCCATCATAG
- a CDS encoding DUF192 domain-containing protein, giving the protein MTKPLGETACLSYTALMDIIKKSLMAAALVFMVFGAAFAQSPASQNGEAPPPLDMGPSEPLTILAETGPQTFMVEIADTLEKQARGYMWREEIPLDTGMLFEFERPKVATIWMKNTPSPLDIIFVRSNGRILKIEHNAQPYTLRSASSEAPIAAVLELAAGRSMDLGIKPGDLVAHEFFGTENAVNDN; this is encoded by the coding sequence ATGACGAAACCGCTTGGCGAGACGGCCTGTCTTAGCTACACAGCGCTTATGGATATTATCAAAAAATCACTTATGGCTGCGGCCTTGGTCTTTATGGTTTTCGGTGCGGCTTTCGCGCAAAGCCCAGCGTCACAAAACGGCGAAGCCCCACCCCCGCTAGATATGGGCCCAAGCGAGCCTTTGACAATTTTGGCCGAAACAGGCCCGCAGACCTTCATGGTCGAGATTGCGGATACGCTGGAAAAACAAGCGCGCGGTTATATGTGGCGCGAAGAGATACCGCTGGACACGGGCATGTTGTTTGAATTTGAACGGCCCAAAGTCGCGACAATTTGGATGAAAAACACGCCAAGCCCGCTTGATATCATCTTTGTGCGCAGCAATGGCCGTATCCTAAAGATTGAACATAATGCGCAACCTTACACGCTTCGTAGCGCGTCATCAGAGGCGCCAATTGCTGCTGTGCTAGAGCTAGCGGCGGGACGGTCGATGGATTTGGGCATTAAGCCTGGTGACCTTGTCGCCCATGAATTTTTTGGCACAGAAAATGCGGTAAATGACAACTAG